The DNA sequence AGCATATCGGTGTTCGCTCCGTCCTTCATCGGCTCCTGGCACCTAGGCATCCACCGTGCGCCCTTTGTAGCTTAATCTTATTCTTTCATTCTGGAATGATACATCTTACGATCATCCCGGTGAATGCTTCCTATCCAGTTTTCAAGGAACAAATGCCGCGCAAGCTAACGTGTCTCGCTAACTTCCGCAGCTGTTTGAAGGAATGTTCCTTCAAAACCAAACGAACACTGCCAACGTGCCTTATATACTCCGTAGAAAGGAGGTGATCCAGCCGCACCTTCCGATACGGCTACCTTGTTACGACTTCACCCCAATCATCTGTCCCACCTTCGGCGGCTGGCTCCTAAAAGGTTACCTCACCGACTTCGGGTGTTACAAACTCTCGTGGTGTGACGGGCGGTGTGTACAAGGCCCGGGAACGTATTCACCGCAGCATGCTGATCTGCGATTACTAGCGATTCCGGCTTCACGCAGGCGGGTTGCAGCCTGCGATCCGAACTGAGACCGGCTTTATGGGATTGGCTCCGCGTCACCGCTTCGCTACCCTTTGTACCGGCCATTGTAGCACGTGTGTTGCCCAGGACATAAGGGGCATGATGATTTGACGTCATCCCCACCTTCCTCCGGTTTGTCACCGGCAGTCAACTTAGAGTGCCCAACTCAATGCTGGCAACTAAGCTTAAGGGTTGCGCTCGTTGCGGGACTTAACCCAACATCTCACGACACGAGCTGACGACAACCATGCACCACCTGTCACTCTGTCCCCGAAGGGAACACTCTATCTCTAGAGCTAGCAGAGGATGTCAAGCCCTGGTAAGGTTCTTCGCGTAGCTTCGAATTAAACCACATGCTCCACCGCTTGTGCGGGCCCCCGTCAATTCCTTTGAGTTTCAGCCTTGCGGCCGTACTCCCCAGGCGGAGTGCTTAATGTGTTAACTTCGGCACTAAGGGTATTGAAACCCCTAACACCTAGCACTCATCGTTTACGGCGTGGACTACCAGGGTATCTAATCCTGTTCGCTACCCACGCTTTCGCGCCTCAGCGTCAGTTGCAGGCCAGAGAGCCGCCTTCGCCACTGGTGTTCCTCCCGATCTCTACGCATTTCACCGCTACACCGGGAATTCCGCTCTCCTCTCCTGCACTCAAGTCCCCCAGTTTCCAATGCCATCCCACGGTTGAGCCGTGGCCTTTCACATCAGACTTAAGAGACCGCCTGCGCGCGCTTTACGCCCAATAAATCCGGACAACGCTCGCCCCCTACGTATTACCGCGGCTGCTGGCACGTAGTTAGCCGGGGCTTCCTCCTGTGGTACCGTCACGCTTAAGGCAGTGACTCCTCAAGCCATTCTTCCCACATGACAGAGCTTTACAACCCGAAGGCTGTCCTCGCTCACGCGGCGTTGCTCGGTCAGGGTTTCCCCCATTGCCGAAAATTCCCTACTGCTGCCTCCCGTAGGAGTCTGGGCCGTGTCTCAGTCCCAGTGTGGCCGATCACCCTCTCAGGTCGGCTACGCATCGTCGCCTTGGTGAGCCGTTACCTCACCAACTAACTAATGCGCCGCGGGCCCATCCGAGAGCGGTAGCTTGCGCCACCTTTGGACAGTCGGTCATGCGACCGTCTGTCGTGATCCGGTATTAGCGCCGGTTTCCCGACGTTATCCCCGTCTCTCGGGCAGGTTACCCACGTGTTACTCACCCGTTCGCCGCTAGGTTCCGCTGCGTCCACCCGAAGGCTTCGGCTGCTTCACCCCGCGCGACTTGCATGTATTAGGCACGCCGCCAGCGTTCGTCCTGAGCCAGGATCAAACTCTCCATAAAAGGTAAGTTTGTTATTCCTAACTGTTGTCCATCAAGTGAATGATGGGTTCCTCGCACGTTGGCTTGTTCGTTCAGTTTTCAAGGAACATTCTCGTTCTTTGCTGCCGCGCTCTCTCGAGGCGACTTTCTTATCTTATCACGCAGCTGAGCGTTTGTCAACAACTTTTTTTAAGTTATTTTCGCTCGAACCCGTGCCCGCCGCGGCTATCTTATCTTGCCGCTTTGGCTGTCGCTGGCGTTCGCGGTAACCCGCTCTCACGGCGACAAGTTATATACTATCACGGATCGACGGCTCACGTCAACACCTTTTTTTAAAAAAAATCGCTGTTATACAATCCACAGCTTGACGATCGTCAAACAAACTAGTCCCGGCAAGCCTAAAACACCCGTCACAAAAGCCGTCACTGGATTGATCGGCAAGTGAAAGTCCCATAACCCGCCCAATAAATTGATAAGAAAAAGGACGATACCGCCAATCGCCGTATAAAGCAAACCTAGCCAAATCCATTTGAGTGGTTTCGCTGCGTAGGCTGTCAGTAGAAGCACTGTCACCTCCACCTCCTTCCTGTTTCGTGCCTATCTTACTATATCGTTTTCTGCTGCAGTCCTTCGTCGCCGCGCTTTCGCCCCTTGCTGCCCCAAACTAGGGGGGCAGAAAAAGCTGGTGCTTTTTCGCGGGACTTATCGTCCGTCGACGTTGTGCGCCACTCCGTCGGACTCGGTCATCCCACACAGTTCTACATCTATAGCGACGTATTCCTTTGTGGTGTGTCCTTTCTTTTTTGCCTGCTTGATTAAATAGGCGTACATAACTTCGGCCGCTTGAAGCCGATACACAGCGAAGTCGATCAGTTCGGGTTCGCGAGCCCAATTTAAGGTGCTGTGTGCCGAGCGCCATTCGCGACGTGTCCGCGCGAGCGCGAGCAATAAATCGTCTGCTTGCTCCTCGCCATTTTGTCCGGCGTGCACTTGGCGACTAAAACGAAAGCGAGCCATCCGGATTCCGCCTCCCTCGGGACAAGTCAGTTAATACATGTATAGTCCCGGGATGGATCCAGTATGACTCGCTTTTTACTTACAGTTCACGCCGGCCTTCCAGCGCTCGCGTCAACGTCACTTCATCTGCATACTCTAGATCGCCGCCGACAGGTAGCCCGTGGGCGATCCGCGTCACTTTAATGCCGAAAGGGCGCACTAATTTGGAAATGTACATGGCCGTCGCTTCCCCTTCGATGTTCGGGTCTGTCGCTAAAATGAGCTCCTGCACTTCATCGTTCTCCAACCGCCGCAAAAGTTCGGCGATGTACAGCTCCTGCGGTCCGATGCCGTCCATCGGGGAAATAGCGCCGTGCAATACGTGATACAACCCGTTAAATTCGCGCGTTCGTTCCATTGCGATCAAGTCCCGCGGGTCTTGCACGACACAAATGACCGAGCGATCCCGTTTGCTATCCGCGCAAATCGCACACGGATCGCGGTCCGTAATGTTGTAGCAAACGGAACAGTAGTGTAGGTCGCGCTTGACGCCGACGAGTGCCTTCGCAAAATCGGTCACATCGTCGTCTTCCATCGTCAAAACATGAAAGGCCAAGCGCTGTGCCGTTTTCGGGCCTATGCCGGGCAAGCGCATAAACCCTTCAATTAACTTGGCGATCGGTGCTGGATAATGCATTAAAACAATCCGGGGATGTTTAAACCGCCGGTAAATTTCCCCATATCTTTAGCGACGAGTTCGTCCACTTGCTTTAACGCTTCGTTAACAGCCGCAGTCACTAAATCTTGCAACATTTCAACGTCGTCCGGATCGACTGCTTCCGGCGCAATCTCGACACTCAAAATTTGCTTATGCCCGTTAGCCGTCACCTTCACGACGCCACCGCCAACTGTCGCCTCGACGGTCTTTTCGGCTAATTCCGCCTGTGCCTTCTCCATTTGCGCCTGCATTTTCTTTACTTGTTTCATCATTTGATTCATGTTTTTCATGCGGTTATCCCCCTAGTCTTTGATCTCGACCAAATCTTCGCCAAACCACTCTAACGCCTTCTGCACGTGATCATCTTCGCCACCTTCAGCAGCAACCGCTTGTTCACGCGCGCCGCCTTGTGCTTCTAACTGTTGCCAGTCGCTCTTCATACACGTCACGAGCTCACTGTCGCTTCCTGTAATCGCGGCGACCACTTCTTCAATTAACTGCTTGTGACTCGGTTTCTCGGTCGTTTCCCGGTGAATGGCACTTTTAAAAGCGACGACGATGTGACTGCCGTCGGCGGCTACCGGTTCACCGTCCATGAGCCAAGCGTGTACGCGGACGTTTTTTTCCTTTATATGCGAAAGGACGTCTGGCCATTTCGCTTGTACAGCCGACCGCTGCTGAATGCTTCCCGTTTGCCACACCGTCTGCAGTTTTTGCCGCTCCGCACTCGTCAATCCGCTTTGTTGTCTTTTTCCGTACGCTTTTCCCGTTGCCGCTACTTTGGGAGTAGTTGTCCCCTCTTGTTTTTGCACGGGGACGCGTACGATTTCGCCAGAAAGTCGCTTTAACTCCCGTTCCAACGTTTGCACCCGTTTAACGAGCGGGGCGAGCGCATCACTCGGCACCTCGGGCGCGGGCGCGCTACTTTGCTCGCGGGCGTGGGTGAGCTTCAAAAGCAACATCTCTAACAGGACGCGTGGCTGTGACGTCCACTTCATCTGTTGCAACGTCTCATTCGTCTGTTCCATCATGGCAAAAAGATCGTCTTCTGTAAACAGTGGCGCCACCCGGCCGAGGGATTGGTGCGCTCGCAATCGCGCCTCGGTTTCCGCTAAGTGTGGCGCTGTTTTAACGAGTAACAAATCGCGAAAGTAGCATAATAAATCGTGGGTGAACTTTTCCGGGTCATACCCTTCCTGCATCAACTCCGCGGTAACGTCCAACACGCGCGACGCCTCGCGTTTCGCGGCGAGCGACATAATTTTATCAAAAAAGGAATCGGCTACCGTTCCGATGACAGCGCGAATGTCTGCCTCGGTGATGCGGTCATCGCCAAACGCGTACACTTGATCCAGTAAACTCAGAGCGTCCCGCAGCCCACCTTCCGCCACTTGGGCAATTAAGTACAGCGCCGCCTCTTCGATCGCCATGCGTTCACTTTCGCAGATGGCAGCGAGCAACGTCACAATTTCGTCCGCCGCGACGCGGTGGAAGTCGAAGCGCTGACAGCGAGAAATGATCGTTAGCGGCAATTTGTACGGCTCCGTCGTCGCCAAAATAAACAAGACGTGCTCCGGCGGTTCTTCCAACGTTTTCAGTAGA is a window from the Numidum massiliense genome containing:
- a CDS encoding YbaB/EbfC family nucleoid-associated protein, translating into MKNMNQMMKQVKKMQAQMEKAQAELAEKTVEATVGGGVVKVTANGHKQILSVEIAPEAVDPDDVEMLQDLVTAAVNEALKQVDELVAKDMGKFTGGLNIPGLF
- the recR gene encoding recombination mediator RecR codes for the protein MHYPAPIAKLIEGFMRLPGIGPKTAQRLAFHVLTMEDDDVTDFAKALVGVKRDLHYCSVCYNITDRDPCAICADSKRDRSVICVVQDPRDLIAMERTREFNGLYHVLHGAISPMDGIGPQELYIAELLRRLENDEVQELILATDPNIEGEATAMYISKLVRPFGIKVTRIAHGLPVGGDLEYADEVTLTRALEGRREL
- the dnaX gene encoding DNA polymerase III subunit gamma/tau, whose product is MTYRALYRVWRPQTFADIVGQQHITRTLQNAIKQGRLSHAYLFSGPRGTGKTSAARVMAKAVNCERGPAAEPCNDCTACRQIAQGAVLDVVEIDAASNRGVEEIRDLREKVKYAPTEVRKKVYIIDEVHMLTTEAFNALLKTLEEPPEHVLFILATTEPYKLPLTIISRCQRFDFHRVAADEIVTLLAAICESERMAIEEAALYLIAQVAEGGLRDALSLLDQVYAFGDDRITEADIRAVIGTVADSFFDKIMSLAAKREASRVLDVTAELMQEGYDPEKFTHDLLCYFRDLLLVKTAPHLAETEARLRAHQSLGRVAPLFTEDDLFAMMEQTNETLQQMKWTSQPRVLLEMLLLKLTHAREQSSAPAPEVPSDALAPLVKRVQTLERELKRLSGEIVRVPVQKQEGTTTPKVAATGKAYGKRQQSGLTSAERQKLQTVWQTGSIQQRSAVQAKWPDVLSHIKEKNVRVHAWLMDGEPVAADGSHIVVAFKSAIHRETTEKPSHKQLIEEVVAAITGSDSELVTCMKSDWQQLEAQGGAREQAVAAEGGEDDHVQKALEWFGEDLVEIKD
- a CDS encoding pro-sigmaK processing inhibitor BofA family protein, whose protein sequence is MTVLLLTAYAAKPLKWIWLGLLYTAIGGIVLFLINLLGGLWDFHLPINPVTAFVTGVLGLPGLVCLTIVKLWIV
- a CDS encoding YaaL family protein encodes the protein MARFRFSRQVHAGQNGEEQADDLLLALARTRREWRSAHSTLNWAREPELIDFAVYRLQAAEVMYAYLIKQAKKKGHTTKEYVAIDVELCGMTESDGVAHNVDGR